In Arachis hypogaea cultivar Tifrunner chromosome 17, arahy.Tifrunner.gnm2.J5K5, whole genome shotgun sequence, a single window of DNA contains:
- the LOC112767017 gene encoding uncharacterized protein, producing the protein MVSFHKALPESPSELKLSSNNNKRKWEQPLLTTEDFFKDLSKSSKIEANPHQKINKSIFDIEFHLQTPLPSAKLQHHHLTIQSGHINMSNTKMMNMKKLDSKITPETGIDLELNLTCESLRRKEDTKKSSPAILADVFNNKDTSSSSSSQSQSPSPSSSSPPLLPSWLLLEGEDQKEMVATVCMRCHMLVMLCKSSPSCPNCKFMHPPDQNPSFLKRRRCSLLC; encoded by the exons ATGGTTTCCTTTCACAAAGCGCTGCCCGAGAGTCCTTCAGAGCTGAAACTTTCATCaaacaataataagagaaaatGGGAACAGCCACTACTTACTACCGAAGATTTCTTCAAGGACCTATCAAAATCCTCAAAGATTGAAGCAAATCCTCATCAGAAAATCAATAAATCCATCTTTGATATAGAGTTTCACCTTCAGACTCCGCTACCTTCCGCTAAATTACAACACCACCACCTCACTATTCAG TCAGGGCATATAAATATGAGTAACACAAAGATGATGAACATGAAGAAATTGGATTCAAAGATAACCCCTGAAACGGGCATAGACCTTGAGCTGAACCTGACATGTGAATCACTGAGGAGAAAAGAAGACACAAAGAAGAGTTCCCCTGCTATATTAGCCGACGTGTTCAACAATAAGGACacgtcatcatcatcgtcatcgcAATCACAATCACCGTCGCCGTCATCTTCGTCGCCGCCACTACTGCCATCGTGGTTGTTGCTGGAGGGCGAAGATCAGAAGGAGATGGTTGCAACGGTTTGCATGAGGTGCCACATGCTGGTGATGCTTTGCAAGTCATCACCTTCTTGTCCTAATTGCAAGTTCATGCATCCACCAGATCAGAATCCTTCATTCTTGAAGAGACGCAGATGCAGCCTCTTGTGCTGA